A stretch of Usitatibacter palustris DNA encodes these proteins:
- a CDS encoding PAS domain S-box protein produces the protein MAVNERDDASAGRPQVEYELIREAFDKTAVGLTLVNLDGVFQRVNRAFCEILGYTREELLGRSFRDVTHPDDIARDLKHLDELRAGHGVPLSVDKRYIRKDGREVWVRRSVSVLGKEGPGRLVIGSFIDLTEQRTKDRALYQMNAFLTAIVENSPVAIYTADREGKITFWNPAAERTFGFTREQAMGRRAPFIPTSHREEGQSLRERVIAGEVLTGLELERQRADGTMIHINGSAAPLRDEHDNITGLLACCIDVTEATLTERELGRQLHFTRALIDAIPSPVYFKDREGRYQVYNRAWDELFGGGRSWIGKTVFDMFGEPSASLHHARDKLLYEQPASTSYEALVPDTRGLPHEMLYNKVSFVDRNGEVAGLIGVITDVTTYKEAERALEASESRFRVLTESALDLISVVAEDGTIRYQSPALRHLMGYEPSETVGGSVFEMVHRDDVEHVRTAFRRIIESEQSREPVEFRVRHRDGMWRTFESLGTNCLTNPHIGGVVFNSRDITDRKVIQQRIQHLAYHDNLTGLPNRSLLQDRLAHSIARAERGHRKVAVLFIDLDNFKNINDTLGHDVGDELLRQVSRKLSECVRLEDTIARQGGDEFIVLLDSIEDGRGASIVAQKILNSLRQPFLLGGTEQHVSGSVGIAVFPEDGRDAQTLMKNADTAMFHGKGLGKNTYQYFTAQMNIAVKRRMTLESALRRAVMQKDFVLHYQPQVNLETGEIIALEALVRWKTEDSGTVMPGDFIPLAEETGLINEIGEWVLREGCRQAREWQDQGLAPRRMAINLSARQFSDKAFLDMVTRVLADTRLDPSLLELEITESQVMRQTEGMIMLLNRLSEMGIHLAIDDFGTGYSSLSYLKRLPIQKLKIDQSFIRDITVDPNDTAIVVAIINMAKSLDLETIAEGVETAGQLALLRSKGCRIGQGFYFSAPVRAEQIYPLLRQNNLYVQSQVR, from the coding sequence ATGGCGGTAAACGAGCGGGACGACGCCAGCGCGGGCCGTCCGCAGGTCGAGTACGAGCTGATTCGGGAAGCCTTCGACAAGACCGCCGTCGGACTCACGCTCGTCAACCTGGACGGCGTCTTCCAGCGAGTGAACCGGGCCTTTTGCGAGATCCTCGGCTACACGCGCGAGGAGTTGCTGGGCCGCTCGTTCCGCGATGTCACGCATCCCGACGACATCGCCCGCGACCTGAAGCACCTCGACGAACTTCGCGCCGGCCACGGCGTGCCGCTCTCCGTCGACAAGCGCTACATCCGCAAGGACGGCCGCGAGGTGTGGGTCCGGCGCAGCGTCTCCGTCCTCGGCAAGGAAGGGCCCGGCCGCCTCGTGATCGGTTCCTTCATCGACCTCACGGAGCAGCGCACGAAGGACCGCGCGCTCTACCAGATGAACGCGTTCCTGACCGCCATCGTCGAGAATTCACCGGTCGCGATCTACACCGCGGACCGCGAGGGCAAGATCACGTTCTGGAATCCGGCGGCCGAGCGCACCTTCGGCTTCACGCGCGAACAGGCGATGGGCCGTCGCGCGCCGTTCATTCCCACGTCGCATCGCGAGGAGGGGCAGTCGCTGCGTGAACGCGTGATCGCGGGCGAGGTCCTCACGGGCCTCGAGCTCGAGCGCCAGCGTGCCGACGGCACCATGATCCACATCAACGGCTCGGCCGCACCCCTGCGCGACGAGCACGACAACATCACCGGCTTGCTCGCGTGCTGCATCGATGTCACCGAGGCCACGCTCACCGAGCGGGAGCTCGGCCGGCAGCTCCACTTCACGCGTGCGCTGATCGACGCGATCCCGAGCCCCGTGTACTTCAAGGATCGCGAAGGGCGCTACCAGGTCTACAACCGTGCATGGGACGAGCTGTTCGGCGGCGGGCGCAGCTGGATCGGCAAGACCGTCTTCGACATGTTCGGCGAGCCGAGCGCGAGCCTGCACCACGCACGTGACAAGCTCCTCTACGAGCAACCCGCCTCGACGAGCTACGAAGCGCTCGTCCCCGACACGCGCGGCCTGCCGCACGAGATGCTCTACAACAAGGTGAGCTTCGTCGATCGCAACGGCGAGGTCGCGGGACTCATCGGCGTGATCACCGACGTCACGACGTACAAGGAAGCCGAGCGAGCGCTCGAGGCGAGCGAATCGCGCTTCCGCGTGCTCACCGAGTCGGCGCTGGACCTCATCTCCGTGGTCGCGGAGGACGGAACGATCCGCTACCAGAGCCCCGCGCTCAGGCACCTGATGGGCTACGAGCCCTCCGAAACGGTCGGAGGATCGGTGTTCGAGATGGTTCATCGCGATGACGTGGAACACGTCCGCACCGCCTTCCGCCGCATCATCGAATCCGAGCAGTCACGCGAGCCGGTCGAGTTCCGTGTTCGCCACCGCGACGGCATGTGGCGCACTTTCGAATCGCTCGGCACGAATTGCCTCACGAATCCGCACATCGGCGGCGTTGTGTTCAACTCCCGGGATATCACCGATCGCAAGGTGATCCAGCAGCGCATCCAGCACCTCGCGTACCACGACAACCTCACGGGCCTGCCGAATCGCTCGCTGCTCCAGGACCGCCTCGCGCACTCGATCGCCCGCGCCGAGCGCGGCCACCGCAAGGTCGCGGTGCTCTTCATCGACCTCGACAACTTCAAGAACATCAACGACACACTCGGCCACGATGTCGGCGACGAGTTGCTGCGCCAGGTCTCGCGCAAGCTCTCCGAATGCGTGCGCCTCGAGGACACGATCGCGCGCCAGGGCGGCGATGAGTTCATCGTGCTGCTCGACAGCATCGAGGATGGCCGCGGCGCCTCGATCGTTGCCCAGAAGATCCTCAACTCGCTTCGCCAGCCTTTCCTCCTCGGTGGCACGGAGCAGCACGTGTCGGGTTCGGTGGGCATCGCGGTCTTCCCCGAGGACGGCCGCGACGCGCAGACGCTGATGAAGAACGCCGACACGGCGATGTTCCACGGCAAGGGGCTGGGGAAGAACACGTATCAATACTTCACGGCGCAGATGAACATCGCCGTGAAGCGCCGCATGACGCTCGAATCGGCGCTGCGCCGCGCGGTCATGCAGAAGGATTTCGTCCTTCACTACCAGCCGCAGGTGAACCTCGAGACCGGCGAGATCATCGCGCTCGAGGCCCTGGTGCGCTGGAAGACCGAGGATTCGGGCACGGTAATGCCGGGCGACTTCATTCCGCTCGCCGAGGAAACCGGCCTCATCAACGAAATTGGCGAATGGGTGCTGCGCGAAGGTTGCCGCCAGGCGCGCGAATGGCAGGACCAGGGTCTCGCGCCGCGCCGCATGGCCATCAACCTCTCGGCGCGCCAGTTCAGCGACAAGGCGTTCCTCGACATGGTCACGCGTGTGCTCGCGGACACGCGCCTGGATCCCTCGCTGCTCGAGCTGGAAATCACCGAGAGCCAGGTCATGCGCCAGACCGAGGGCATGATCATGCTGCTCAACCGCCTCTCGGAAATGGGTATCCACCTGGCGATCGACGACTTCGGCACGGGCTACTCGAGCTTGTCGTACCTGAAGCGCCTGCCGATCCAGAAGCTGAAGATCGACCAGAGCTTCATCCGCGACATCACGGTCGACCCCAACGACACCGCGATCGTCGTGGCCATCATCAACATGGCCAAGAGCCTCGACCTCGAGACGATCGCCGAGGGTGTGGAGACGGCGGGGCAGCTCGCACTCCTGCGCTCGAAGGGCTGCCGGATCGGGCAGGGCTTCTACTTCTCCGCACCCGTTCGCGCCGAGCAGATCTATCCGCTGCTGCGGCAGAACAACCTCTACGTCCAGTCGCAGGTCCGCTAG
- a CDS encoding Rieske (2Fe-2S) protein → MADDTVEARAICASDALPEGGKGVRFALRPEADEEKGFAVRFDGAVCAFVNRCPHLGTELDWQPGEFFEEAGLYLVCSTHGALFEPASGFCVSGPCHGATLDPIRVEERNGQVFILSDAS, encoded by the coding sequence ATGGCTGACGACACCGTAGAAGCGCGCGCGATCTGCGCGTCCGATGCGCTTCCCGAAGGCGGGAAGGGGGTTCGTTTCGCGCTTCGACCCGAGGCGGACGAGGAAAAAGGCTTCGCCGTGCGCTTCGATGGCGCGGTGTGCGCATTCGTCAATCGCTGCCCGCATCTGGGCACCGAATTGGACTGGCAACCCGGCGAGTTCTTCGAGGAGGCTGGGTTATACTTGGTGTGTTCGACGCACGGCGCGCTGTTCGAGCCCGCCAGCGGATTTTGCGTATCGGGACCCTGTCACGGTGCCACGCTCGATCCGATCCGCGTCGAGGAACGCAACGGCCAAGTGTTCATTCTCTCCGACGCCTCATGA
- a CDS encoding HAD-IA family hydrolase, protein MHRYDLIVFDWDGTLMDSTAHIAGCIQAACRDLSVDVPCDEDARYVIGLNMADLMRHIAPSLDAAGRAALAERYKHHFLTDEERIKLFDGVSELIADLSGRGHQLAVATGKSRRGLDRALDSTGLRPYFSATRCADEGFAKPHPGMLLALLDTTGVEASRAVMIGDTTHDLELAANAGVDAVAVLYGAHEPALLDTRPAKARCTSVAELHAWLTTP, encoded by the coding sequence ATGCATCGCTACGACCTGATCGTGTTCGACTGGGATGGGACGCTCATGGATTCGACGGCGCACATCGCCGGCTGCATCCAGGCCGCGTGCCGCGATCTCTCCGTCGATGTGCCGTGCGACGAGGACGCGCGCTACGTCATCGGCCTCAACATGGCCGATCTGATGCGTCATATCGCGCCATCGCTCGATGCGGCGGGCCGTGCAGCGCTCGCCGAACGCTACAAGCATCACTTCCTCACCGATGAAGAGAGGATCAAGCTCTTCGATGGCGTGAGCGAACTCATCGCCGACCTTTCGGGCCGGGGCCACCAACTCGCCGTGGCCACGGGCAAGTCGCGCCGCGGGCTCGATCGCGCGCTCGATTCGACCGGATTGCGCCCCTACTTTTCGGCCACGCGCTGCGCCGACGAGGGATTCGCCAAGCCGCATCCGGGCATGCTCCTCGCATTGCTCGACACCACGGGCGTCGAGGCCTCGCGGGCCGTCATGATCGGCGACACGACGCATGACCTCGAGCTCGCCGCGAACGCGGGCGTCGACGCCGTTGCGGTCCTCTATGGCGCGCACGAACCGGCGCTGCTCGACACGCGCCCTGCGAAGGCACGCTGCACGAGTGTTGCGGAGTTGCATGCATGGCTGACGACACCGTAG
- the rpmF gene encoding 50S ribosomal protein L32 produces MAVQQNKKSPSKRGMHRAHDFLVNPPLAVEPTTGETHLRHHVSPSGHYRGKKVIKTKD; encoded by the coding sequence ATGGCTGTCCAACAGAACAAGAAGTCGCCGTCGAAGCGCGGCATGCACCGGGCCCACGATTTCCTCGTGAACCCGCCGCTCGCCGTCGAGCCCACCACGGGCGAGACGCACCTCCGGCACCACGTGTCGCCCTCGGGCCACTACCGCGGCAAGAAGGTCATCAAGACCAAGGACTGA
- the plsX gene encoding phosphate acyltransferase PlsX, translating to MRTVIAVDAMGGDHGPAVTIPASVDFLAEHPEAELLLVGLPDVLAKELARHNPGPRLTVVPASQQVGMDEDVRSAIRTKKDSSMRVAIDLVKSGRAQACVSAGNTGALMGTAKFVLKTLPGIDRPAICAVLPTRKGQVYALDLGANADCTSEHLLQFAIMGACLVEAVEGKARPTVGLLNIGSEEIKGNEVVKAAGELLRKSPLNFYGNIEGNDIYKGTTDVVVCDGFVGNVALKTSEGLAKMLGDFLKEEYTRSIFTRLAAAVSYVVIKRFRRRVDHRYYNGAALLGLRGIVVKSHGSADRLAFRTALTRAASEVSHGVIERIGVEIARLNELGLLSAPAPAPATGGEEAAA from the coding sequence ATGAGGACCGTCATCGCCGTCGATGCGATGGGCGGGGATCACGGCCCCGCGGTCACGATCCCCGCGAGCGTCGACTTCCTCGCGGAGCACCCTGAAGCCGAGCTGCTGCTCGTCGGCCTGCCCGACGTGCTGGCGAAAGAGCTCGCGCGCCACAACCCCGGCCCACGCCTCACGGTCGTGCCTGCGTCGCAGCAGGTCGGCATGGACGAAGACGTGCGCAGTGCCATCCGCACGAAGAAGGATTCCTCGATGCGCGTGGCGATCGACCTCGTGAAGTCGGGTCGCGCGCAGGCCTGCGTGAGCGCGGGCAACACCGGTGCGCTGATGGGCACCGCCAAATTCGTCCTCAAGACACTGCCCGGCATCGACCGGCCCGCCATCTGCGCGGTGCTGCCGACCCGCAAGGGCCAGGTGTATGCGCTCGACCTCGGCGCGAATGCCGATTGCACTTCGGAGCACCTCCTGCAGTTCGCGATTATGGGTGCGTGCCTCGTCGAGGCCGTCGAAGGCAAGGCGCGGCCCACGGTCGGCCTGCTCAACATCGGCTCGGAAGAGATCAAGGGCAACGAAGTCGTGAAGGCCGCCGGCGAGTTGCTGCGCAAGAGCCCCCTCAATTTCTACGGCAACATCGAAGGCAACGACATCTACAAGGGCACGACCGACGTCGTGGTCTGCGATGGCTTCGTCGGCAACGTCGCGTTGAAGACGTCCGAGGGCCTCGCGAAGATGCTGGGCGACTTCCTCAAGGAGGAATACACGCGCTCGATCTTCACGCGCCTGGCCGCCGCGGTGTCCTATGTCGTCATCAAGCGTTTCCGCCGCCGCGTGGATCACCGCTACTACAACGGCGCGGCGCTGCTCGGATTGCGCGGCATCGTCGTGAAGAGCCACGGCTCGGCCGATCGCCTGGCTTTCCGTACGGCGCTTACCCGCGCCGCCTCCGAGGTGAGCCACGGCGTCATCGAGCGCATCGGCGTGGAGATTGCGCGCCTCAACGAGCTCGGGCTCCTGTCGGCGCCTGCGCCGGCGCCGGCCACGGGCGGGGAAGAGGCTGCGGCGTGA
- a CDS encoding beta-ketoacyl-ACP synthase III, giving the protein MTFSRITGTGGHLPEKVLTNRDLESIVETSDQWIVERTGIRQRHIAAEDESTSDLALHACRRALEMAGRSAADVDLIIVATSTPDMVFPSSACLLQAKLGVTRGAAFDVQAVCSGFTYALATADLFIRSGAHRCALVVGAEVFSRILDWKDRGTCVLFGDGAGAVLLEASDKQGIIASELHADGRHAAILNTPGTVNRGSVLGDPTLKMDGTAVFRLAVRVLEESARSILAANKLTLGDLDAYIAHQANVRIISHVGKKLGLDNAKCIVTVDQHANTSAASIPLALDVAVRDGRVKPGHLVLLQGVGGGFTWGSVLLRY; this is encoded by the coding sequence GTGACTTTTTCGCGGATCACGGGCACCGGCGGTCATCTTCCGGAGAAGGTCCTGACCAATCGCGATCTCGAGTCGATCGTCGAGACCAGCGACCAATGGATCGTCGAGCGCACGGGCATTCGCCAGCGGCACATCGCGGCCGAGGATGAATCGACCAGCGATCTCGCGCTGCACGCGTGCCGGCGCGCGCTCGAAATGGCCGGCCGCAGCGCCGCCGATGTCGACCTCATCATCGTCGCGACTTCCACGCCTGACATGGTGTTCCCGTCGAGTGCCTGCCTGCTGCAGGCGAAGCTCGGCGTCACGCGGGGCGCCGCATTCGACGTGCAGGCCGTTTGCTCGGGCTTTACCTACGCGCTCGCCACGGCCGATCTCTTCATTCGTTCCGGCGCGCATCGCTGCGCGCTCGTCGTCGGTGCCGAGGTCTTCTCGCGCATCCTCGACTGGAAGGACCGCGGCACCTGCGTGCTCTTCGGCGATGGCGCGGGCGCCGTGTTGCTCGAGGCCTCCGACAAGCAGGGCATCATCGCCTCCGAATTGCATGCCGATGGCCGCCACGCCGCCATCCTCAATACGCCGGGCACGGTGAACCGTGGTTCGGTGCTGGGGGACCCCACGCTCAAGATGGACGGCACCGCCGTCTTCCGCCTCGCGGTGCGCGTTCTGGAAGAATCCGCGCGGTCGATCCTCGCGGCCAACAAACTCACGCTCGGCGATCTCGACGCCTACATCGCGCACCAGGCCAACGTGCGCATCATTTCGCACGTCGGCAAGAAGCTCGGCCTCGACAATGCGAAATGCATCGTGACCGTCGACCAGCACGCCAACACCTCTGCCGCGTCCATTCCGCTGGCCCTCGACGTCGCCGTTCGCGACGGACGCGTGAAGCCCGGTCATCTCGTCCTGCTGCAGGGCGTGGGCGGCGGCTTCACCTGGGGCTCGGTGCTCCTTCGCTACTGA
- a CDS encoding RluA family pseudouridine synthase, producing the protein MPNEGKAPAVSWIEVAEEEAGQRLDNYLLSRLKGVPKSHVYRIVRSGEVRVNSGRVEAAYRVASGDRIRVPPIRLAEREETERAPHLKQLSILFEDDALLAIDKPSGLAVHGGSGVAHGAIESLRAMRPDAKFLELIHRLDRETSGVLLLAKKRSALVAMQEMWRERDMDKRYLAGVAGRFRNERQHVRAALAKRPTTDGDRRVSVSEDGQPAETILRRIERGTEFSLLEAELLTGRTHQIRVHLAHLGHPILGDDKYGDYALNRELKKRGLKRMFLHAAKLSFSHPLTGAALTLCAPLPSDLETFRKKCIATT; encoded by the coding sequence ATGCCCAACGAAGGCAAAGCACCGGCCGTGAGCTGGATCGAGGTGGCGGAAGAGGAAGCGGGCCAGCGCCTCGACAACTACCTCCTTTCGCGTCTCAAGGGGGTCCCCAAGAGCCACGTTTATCGCATCGTCCGCAGCGGCGAAGTGCGGGTGAACAGCGGCCGGGTGGAGGCCGCCTATCGGGTCGCCTCGGGCGACCGCATTCGCGTCCCCCCCATCCGCCTGGCCGAACGCGAAGAGACCGAGCGGGCGCCACACCTGAAGCAGCTATCGATCCTCTTCGAAGATGACGCGCTGCTTGCGATCGACAAGCCCTCGGGCCTCGCCGTGCACGGCGGCAGTGGTGTGGCGCACGGGGCGATCGAATCGCTGCGTGCGATGCGGCCCGACGCGAAATTCCTCGAGCTCATTCATCGCCTGGATCGCGAGACCTCGGGCGTCCTGCTGCTCGCGAAGAAGCGCAGCGCCCTGGTCGCGATGCAGGAGATGTGGCGCGAGCGCGACATGGACAAGCGCTACCTCGCTGGCGTCGCGGGCCGCTTCCGCAACGAACGCCAGCACGTGCGTGCTGCGCTCGCCAAGCGCCCGACGACCGACGGCGACCGGCGCGTCTCCGTGTCCGAAGATGGGCAGCCTGCGGAGACCATTCTTCGCCGCATCGAGAGGGGTACTGAATTCAGCCTGCTCGAAGCCGAGTTGCTCACGGGCCGCACGCACCAGATCCGCGTCCACCTCGCGCACCTGGGTCACCCCATCCTCGGCGACGACAAGTACGGCGACTACGCGTTGAACCGCGAGCTGAAGAAGCGCGGCCTGAAGCGCATGTTCCTTCACGCCGCGAAACTTTCCTTCAGCCATCCGCTCACAGGTGCGGCACTCACGCTCTGCGCGCCGCTTCCCTCCGACCTCGAGACTTTCCGCAAGAAATGCATCGCTACGACCTGA
- a CDS encoding SAM-dependent methyltransferase codes for MAGRLYLVPAWLSEDAPVESVLPTTVLERIRTLNDFVVEDAKSARRFLTACGHPGPMRDVAMKELNEHTAARDVPDLLEAVRAGRDVGLLSEAGVPAVADPGSLLVAAAHAEGIAVVPLSGPSSIVLALMASGLEGQRFRFLGYLPADASERTKAILELEKRSARERETQVFIETPYRNDALFASLLESCRPGTRIAIAVDLTGPEESVRMQAVEAWRRKPATIGKRPATFLLLA; via the coding sequence ATGGCCGGCCGCCTCTACCTCGTTCCCGCGTGGCTCTCGGAAGACGCGCCTGTCGAAAGCGTGCTGCCGACCACCGTGCTCGAACGGATCCGCACGTTGAATGATTTTGTCGTCGAGGATGCGAAGAGCGCCCGGCGCTTCCTCACGGCCTGCGGTCATCCAGGCCCGATGCGCGACGTGGCGATGAAGGAGCTCAACGAGCACACCGCCGCGCGCGACGTTCCGGATTTGCTCGAAGCCGTCCGCGCGGGACGCGACGTGGGCCTGCTGTCGGAGGCCGGTGTACCCGCCGTTGCCGATCCAGGTTCGCTTCTCGTCGCTGCGGCGCACGCCGAAGGCATCGCTGTCGTCCCGCTCTCGGGCCCCTCTTCCATCGTGCTGGCGCTCATGGCCTCGGGACTCGAGGGGCAGCGCTTCCGCTTCCTGGGGTACCTCCCCGCGGACGCGAGCGAGCGCACGAAGGCGATCCTCGAACTGGAGAAGCGCTCCGCCCGCGAGCGCGAGACGCAGGTCTTCATCGAGACGCCCTATCGCAACGACGCGCTGTTCGCGTCGCTGCTGGAAAGTTGCCGGCCCGGAACGCGTATCGCGATCGCGGTCGACCTGACAGGACCCGAGGAGTCGGTGCGCATGCAGGCGGTGGAAGCGTGGCGGCGCAAGCCCGCGACGATCGGCAAGCGCCCGGCGACCTTCCTGCTGCTCGCCTAG
- a CDS encoding YceD family protein → MADDWIIDPTMLSTKPKVLSGRLTPADLDGVLDLVAGPEGEFDYTVSAYLDKQQRKVVSCIIKGFAPLTCQSTLEVFRFDVAIEDRLVLVDDESSLPPIEMESEDEDFVVVDGPIDVRDLVEDAVILALPMVPRKPGLEDVPAKAEDVPKKESPFAVLRAVKKPDQR, encoded by the coding sequence ATGGCTGACGATTGGATCATCGACCCCACCATGCTGAGCACCAAACCCAAGGTGCTGAGCGGACGGCTGACGCCTGCCGACCTGGATGGGGTGCTCGACCTGGTTGCGGGCCCCGAGGGCGAGTTCGACTACACCGTTTCGGCCTACCTGGATAAGCAGCAACGCAAGGTAGTGTCGTGTATAATCAAGGGCTTCGCTCCGCTTACGTGCCAATCCACGCTCGAGGTTTTCCGGTTCGACGTGGCGATCGAAGACCGGCTGGTGCTGGTGGATGATGAATCCAGCCTGCCGCCGATCGAGATGGAGAGCGAAGACGAGGATTTCGTGGTGGTGGACGGTCCGATCGACGTCCGCGACCTGGTCGAAGACGCGGTGATCCTGGCCCTGCCGATGGTGCCGCGAAAGCCCGGGCTCGAAGACGTCCCCGCCAAGGCGGAGGACGTGCCGAAAAAGGAATCGCCGTTCGCGGTGCTGCGCGCCGTGAAGAAGCCGGATCAACGCTGA
- a CDS encoding Maf family protein, with translation MKDFLLVLASGSRYRRELLERLGLPFQTWSPDIDESAHPGEAPIDTARRLSRAKAEAGAARFANAWVIGSDQVADLGGQAIGKPGTHDKAREQLRSMRGKTVLFHTGLCVANAARVRVVESLVTTEVAFRQLSDTEIERYLDREPAFDCAGAAKSEALGISLLERLSGDDPTALVGLPLIALCGMLRAEGLEIP, from the coding sequence TTGAAAGACTTTTTACTCGTCCTGGCCTCCGGCTCCCGGTACCGCCGCGAGCTGCTCGAGCGCCTCGGGCTGCCCTTCCAGACCTGGTCCCCGGACATCGACGAGAGCGCCCATCCCGGCGAGGCTCCCATCGACACGGCGAGACGCCTCAGCCGCGCCAAGGCCGAAGCCGGTGCCGCCCGCTTTGCGAACGCCTGGGTGATCGGGTCGGACCAGGTCGCCGACCTCGGCGGCCAAGCGATCGGCAAGCCCGGCACGCACGACAAGGCCCGCGAACAACTTCGCTCGATGCGGGGCAAGACGGTTCTATTCCACACGGGCCTGTGCGTCGCGAACGCCGCGCGTGTTCGCGTCGTGGAATCCCTGGTCACAACGGAGGTCGCGTTCCGCCAGCTCAGCGACACCGAAATCGAGCGCTACCTCGATCGCGAGCCTGCCTTCGACTGTGCCGGTGCCGCGAAGAGCGAAGCGCTGGGCATCAGCCTGCTCGAACGGCTTTCCGGCGACGACCCTACTGCGCTCGTCGGCCTGCCGCTCATCGCGCTTTGCGGGATGCTGCGCGCCGAAGGCCTCGAGATCCCCTGA
- a CDS encoding S49 family peptidase: MNEPLPPPWERAVLEKLALKGLEENRRARQWSLLIKLLWLLFAFLLLANWFGWIGRPDTERTTIGKHTALVELKGVIGVEAKASADKMIAALNSAFKDRNTQGVVLRINSPGGSPVQAGYINDEIRRLRVKYPAIPVYAVVQDLCASGGYYVAVATDKIYVDKASLVGSIGVIMGGFGFTGAMDKLGIERRTYTAGTNKDFLDPFAPENPAHKEHAQKMLAEIHAQFVNVVKQGRGKRLQESPEIFSGLVWTGERSVELGLADALGSLDYVAREVVKAERIVDFTPDENYFEALSKRFGTSFGETLGRALLESATGSGTSWR, translated from the coding sequence ATGAACGAGCCCCTCCCGCCTCCCTGGGAACGCGCCGTCCTCGAAAAACTTGCCCTCAAGGGTCTCGAGGAAAATCGCCGCGCGCGCCAGTGGTCGCTGCTGATCAAGCTGCTGTGGCTGCTGTTCGCCTTCCTCCTGCTGGCGAACTGGTTCGGGTGGATCGGCCGTCCCGACACTGAGCGCACGACCATCGGCAAGCACACCGCGCTCGTCGAGCTGAAGGGCGTGATCGGCGTCGAAGCGAAGGCCTCCGCCGACAAGATGATCGCGGCGCTCAACAGCGCATTCAAGGATCGCAACACGCAGGGCGTGGTGTTGCGCATCAACAGCCCGGGCGGCAGCCCCGTCCAGGCGGGCTACATCAACGACGAAATCCGCCGGCTGCGCGTGAAGTATCCGGCGATCCCCGTCTACGCCGTCGTGCAGGACCTCTGCGCGTCGGGCGGCTACTACGTTGCCGTCGCCACCGACAAGATCTACGTCGACAAAGCGAGCCTCGTGGGCTCGATCGGCGTGATCATGGGCGGATTCGGATTCACCGGTGCGATGGACAAACTGGGCATCGAGCGACGCACCTACACCGCCGGGACGAACAAGGACTTCCTCGATCCCTTCGCGCCCGAGAATCCGGCGCACAAGGAACACGCGCAGAAGATGCTCGCGGAAATCCACGCGCAGTTCGTGAACGTCGTGAAGCAGGGCCGCGGCAAGCGCCTCCAGGAATCGCCCGAGATCTTCTCGGGCCTCGTGTGGACGGGCGAGCGCAGCGTGGAGCTCGGCCTCGCCGACGCGCTGGGCAGCCTCGACTACGTGGCGCGCGAGGTGGTCAAGGCCGAGCGCATCGTGGATTTCACGCCCGACGAGAACTACTTCGAGGCGCTCTCCAAGCGTTTCGGCACGAGCTTTGGTGAAACGCTGGGCCGCGCGTTGCTTGAATCGGCCACCGGCTCGGGGACCTCATGGCGGTAA